TGCCAGCTTAAGGCCAACGTCGTGGCGTGGGTCTCAGTGGTCGCGTTGGTGGTACATTTGTTCGTGTCCTGGTTATTTGTGTCTGTGTTCAAGTGTGGCGTTATTGGTGTTTCCGCCGCCCAAAACTTTGGGTGGTGGGTGGTGGTGTTCGGGTTGTATGGTTACACTGCTTTTGGTGGGTGCCCCCTTACTTGGGATGGTTTCTCTATGGAGGCCTTTTCTGGCCTTTGGGAGTTCGTCAAGCTATCCACCGCTTCCGGTGTCATGCTTTGGTAATACTTTTCTTCATCCTACCcctgtttcaaaatgatctttacactttctcTTTAAGTGTTATATTCTTTTgcttcaaaatgatctttacactttctgtTTAAGTGTTATATTCTTttgttgaaaaaggacaaaTAGATTAAGACATAAAAGTCACGGCATTATGCCTATTATAATCCGAAATCAAAGCGTTCAAACAATAATTAGGGGACAGGGATACTCTTCATAGTTATTACTAATCACTACATTGATGTTAGACTAATTGGCATTGCTAATTAATCAATTTTCTAAATATGGACATTTAATAGGAAGTTTAATTACATGTAACTAGTACATAGTACTAGCTATAAGCCAAATATGGTTTCTTCTTAGAAATATTTGGTAATAAATCGAATAACCCAACAATCTTATATGTTAATCAAATAGTCTTAACTTACATGCAGTTATTATTTTAAGACTATATGCAGATCATTAGAGCATTATTATAGCTAAAAAATATTGTTTCTTGAAGAACTGATGTGCTATTTCAAACTACAACGGTATTAGCTAACGATTAAAGATGATCTAAGGATGTATGTCAAAATCTATAAAACTAGTGCAACAACCTCGTATTAATTTGCAACCCCTAACAACTTTAGTGACGACAACAacaataattaaatttcaatgggccatttgtattatttttctCTGCCCTCAATTTAATCATGGGGCCAAATATAAGTCCATATTGGAGGACACATGAGGTTAAATATGGTTTCAGATTATTCTGTAATAAGTGGAGTAACCCAACAATCTTATACAGTACTTTATAAGTTAATCAAATAGTCTCAATTTAAATGTGTAAAGAAGAGAGTGTATTTTGTACTCttaatatttattttgattattaCCGAGTAATATCTCTAATAACAAGTTTATGTATAATAATTATGAACAGTTTGGAAAACTGGTACTACAGAGTATTGATACTGATGACTGGAAATATGGAGAATGCTGAGATAGCCCTTGATGCGTTATCCATATGGtatgttttttttccttctcCGGAATAAGTataacgaaaatgataaaggtcgcaacatgcgaccttttaAGCCTTAAcataatgatgacatgacatcaTTATGTgccatgatttaaattgaaaactaaaatatttaacttatataacctattatacatgttacaaaaaaatataggaaaatcttaatattcttctttgtttcttttttcATAACGACTactttatttacatattttcatagtaaaaatattgcattgatattAAGGATATTCAGATGACGTATAACCTACATGGCGCCTATatataccaattaaactccaacACGTaaaattgcgacaactaaatgttatcGCAACTTGCGCCTCTTTATTTTCTCCGAAATAAGTATAATTCAATGCTTCAATCTAATGGACCCGTTTTATTAATTCCTGAAATCACAAAACTTTAATATTGAAGCAATCGATCAACAAACTACTTGTTGTAGTTATTGAAGACCaattatttctttttattcgtATAGTTGTGTAATCGTATTCAATAGAAACGGTTGTTTGTTTAGATCGTACTAGTTGTAGCAGTAACACGTGAGAAACATTGTTGATTTGACAGTATGAGCATCAATGGATGGGAGATGATGATTCCTATGGCATTCTTTGCTGGTGCTGGGTAAGTTTGTGTCTTcacttttcctttgtttgggtGGGTCTAAATATTTTTGCAGTGTAAAATAATTTTCATGGAAAATAATTTGTAACGGATTTTCAAAATTAGATTTTCGTTGTTTGGTTCCATGTTAAAAGAATAAGGAAAATGAAAGGGAAATTAAGCAGGTAGTGATAGgagaatactccctccgtatttatttaagagatactcttgaccgggcacgggtattaagaaaaataattgaatgaaataaaataataaagcaagtggggttgggtagatattttaataagtaagcaagtggagaccatgtcattttggtgtgagaggtggggtgggtttctgaaattatttgtttaataggatggtggatcATATGgtaattagatgtattatttaattagatagtggagttgataaattactaaaaatggcaagtgtatctcttaaataaatgcggccggaaaaggcaagtgtatcccttaaataaatacagagggggTACAAGAGAGATAAGGAAAGGGAAGGAAAACAGCTTTCCCTTCATTTTGAAAGGAAACTGACTTTCCATCATTGGAAGAACAATTTTACTCCTAAGGAAGATGGTTTTATATTTGCAAACCAAACAATGTAAAATTGAAAAATAGAAGAAAACTGTTTTCCAGGAAAATATTTTACTCTctaccaaacagagccttaaaAAAACTAAACACTCTTTAAGTTTTTAAGACATTATTAATGAAGGGTTTGTGAAATGTGAACAGAGTAAGGGTATCAAATGAGCTAGGAGCAGGGAGTGGAAAAGGAGCAAAATTTGCAACGACGGTAGCAGTTCTGACGTCCGTTGCAATTGGGCTTTTCTTTTGGTTGCTAGTTTTGATTTTTCACGAAaagattgcttttattttctcaacCAGTCCACCCGTCATCGAAGAGGTTAAGAAGCTCTCTGTTCTCTTGGCATTCACCATCCTCCTCAATAGTGTCCAACCCGTGCTCTCCGGTAATTTCTCTTCTCGATCTATAGTAGCACATTTTCTTTTCACGCGTAAGGTAATGTTCTTTTATCGATATACgtgtgttcttaaggtgcaccatgctaaCTGTTCACCATGGTCCACCATCTAAATTGCTTTAAACATCCTTTCGTCTAGAAATATTGTTATATTATTGCCGCAACCAATTATATAGTAGTACATTTTCTTTTAACCAACACAAGCTGCCAAGCTGGTGGAGATGGTCACCTTGTGACATAGAGGTCAGTAGGACAAAGTCGATCCCCAACAACTAAGAAATGTTTGAGAGTGACATAAATATTGATTAAGTATGGTCCTTTTTCTTACTCGTCGTGGTTGTAGCTAGCTAACATTTAGTTGACCCATACCTTATGTTCTCATCTTTATGCCTTTGTTTTATAGGTGTCGCGGTAGGATCGGGGTGGCAAAGCACGGTGGCTTACATAAACATCGGATGCTACTATTTGCTCGGGGCACCACTTGGGTATTTGATGGGCTGGACATTTGACCAAGGAGTTATGGTAATTATTCCCCATGGAACTCAATTTTCTTTTAACTatgcttttttttatttattatgcgAATGAGTCACAAGTGaaatatttttaaattttaactaTGTTGTTTTGCTACATGATTAGCACATACATCATATATATTTGGTCTTGTTACTAATAATTAAGTTTGAATTGATTTCAGGGTGTTTGGGCTGGAATGATTTTTGGGGGGACTGCAGTTCAAACATTGATATTATCTATCATCACGATGCGATGCGACTGGGATAAAGAGGTAATTAAAGTTCAAAGAGTGAAGCTAGATATTCTCTCCGTCTTTTAATGTTTAATTCATTTGATTTTTAACGGTACTTTAAGGCACAATTTAGGCATAAATGTTTCTAATTCTGCACTCATTAATTTATAAGGAATAATTGATATTCGTATACATTGAATCTAATCTAActagaccccacatgactatgtttatAGTTAATGAAAATTCAGGGTCAAGAATTCGACCCAAAATAACGCAATGAGTTAAACATTAAGGGACGAAAGGAGAGAGTATTTGCTAATCGTTTGTTACCTATAAGATCCACATAAGCCCAAAACTCCTTTTCCAGCCCTTTTTATGTTACCCTTAGCCCGAAGCTCAAACCAGTTTGGGCCTAAAGCCCATCAAGCCCAGCTCACAAAGACCTTTAACCACcaaattacctttttatttGGCCGGATTTTTAACAGTAAGGCACTAAGGCAACACAATTTGGCTGactaaaaacttttatttcgACAATAAAGTACTCTTTGTCTTCCTACGTCTctatttgtttttccttttttcctttttttttgtattataaAAAAATCCAAATAGAAAGAATAAAATGAGACGGAGAAAGTATTCGGTATTAGTTATATGATGTTTTATAATTAATCTCTCGCATGTTATGAATTGCAGGCTAACAAAGCAACCATTCATGTAGAGAAGTGGGCAGACGGCACCTAACTTCAATCTGAAACTGAGAAGATGccgaaaattatttttattttggagaAACTATTATTTTAGGTATAAATATAAAGGAGAAAGTGTTCCTTATTTAGAATATACGAAGTGCATGTCTCGAATATGAGCCAAAGGCAACTCAAGTCACCAGAATTGTAATCAATCCCTTCTTCAATCATTGCTCTTGGATATTCCAagttatatatatttatgtGTGAAAAGATAATATTTAATGGTTGGCTAAGATGGTAACATATCAACTTTTTGTGTGACAAATTTCAAGTTCGGATCTTATTGGAAGAAATTTTTGATGTATATTATACGTGGTACATTTATTGCCAAGGAGCTGACATGGTATGTTTTAATGATTAGAGAGTTCTACGTGACACGTATCCATTATTAGAGAccttttttaatatattattataGATTATTGTTAGGACTCCTTATGACGAAATTTAATTTAACTTTTCATCCCTCAAATTTTATTTAAGgttctgttctgttcgacttattttgacttatttcagacaaaataagttcagataagttaagataatTTCAGGTAATATAAGTTccgcaaaaataagtttttttcaaatattttcacaaacaaataagtttatttcagacaaaataaatttttttcagataaaataagttcaaataagttcgaTTAAGTCTAATCTTAATATTAATTGACTTATATGTCATATCAGCATAATTCAAATCTTAACGCCTGAGGTTGATCATGGTCTAAGTTTTTCTAAACAAACCATATATTTAGCTACATCATCATTTAGGGCTCTAGTGGTTTTTTGGCTTTTTCCTAGAGTAGTTCATTAGCCGTTATCATTCAGCTATCGATTGTTGTCATCATTAAATTCTATTTTTGTATAAATCTTATGAgtatttttctttaatttccGGCCAcgaactttttatattttttgttcgCTTTATTATACTTGTACATTTTAAACTATCATGTTTGGATGTCATTTTCAAATGTCaaggggaaaaaaaagaaaaaattccCATTTCTTGGTCTTTTGTTGACAATCCAATAGTATAATAACATACAAAGCctttttaaagttttaatcaacctaaataataaaattagtgACACATTTTTGCTAAAATACAGAGATTTACATTCAAAAAGTAAACCCCCCTCCCCCCACCAATTACAcccaaaaaaaccaaaaataaaacaaaaaataaaaaaattaagacACCTAAATGTTCCTAAATTAATCAATATCGACTCAACTCATTCAGTACATATAAGGTGCACACGGATACACTTAGTAATTTTCACAGCTCATCGGACAAGCTCACCATAAGCAAACTGAAACGCAAACCGGTTAGAAGCAAACTGAACCGAGTCTTGCGGCTTAACCCGTTCCCCGAACCGAGCCGACTCGAACCTACCCCAACTAAGCACCATCTTCTCCTCTTTAAACCCTTTAACTTCACCAACCTTATCCTTCATCTCACTCACCAAAACCCACAAATCATCAACCAAACCCGACCCGTTAACCTCGAACAAAGTACCCAATCTCTCTTTACAATCATCCAACCTTTTTAGTGCACAAACCAACTCGACCGAGTCAACAAAACTGAGGCAACTCAGCCGTTCCTTAAACTCCTCAACTCGGATCACAATCTCATCAACCGTAGTAAAATAGTCTTCCCCTACTAAACCCATAACTTCAATCAACAACTTGTTCCCTTCCAAATGAACAATATCTGGACACTTACAGATTTCTTCTAGAACATTGATTAAAGCGTCGATTTCTCGTAACAAATCTTTACATAAAAGCGACGCAATAATTTCCGTCGCTTTTTCGCGCTCTAAACTACAAGACGTCGAAAAGAGAAAGTACCCAAGTACCCTCGAACTAGACAGGATTTGTTCGAGGTACTTACCGTACCACCTTATCCACGTGGACAACTCCCATGTTGTCGGAGACGATGTATCCCTAAAATCCGACAACTTTAAGTAGTTCCGCCCCCCTGTCGCCGGGTACACGGAGAGTTGGTCGTGTAATATGAAGTTGCCACGTCGGACGATGACGTGGAGTGATAAAAGACACTTGATTGCCACGGCGGAGGAGGAGGTTTTGTGTAGGCGGCGCATGAGGACGTCGATGACTACCGCTGCCGCCGTGCGTGGACCGTCCCCCGCAGCGAGGATGGCGGCGAGGTGGGTTTCTGGTGGTGGTGTGTCGGCTTCGTGGCTGGTGGCGCGTAGGACTGTGAGGCGTAACGCCGCCGTGTTGTGGTTGCGGGAGAGGAGGGCGGCTTTGCCTATTGATGCTTTGTCTTTTACCTTGCCTATTATGTCACCTAAGAGTCCCATTACTTAGTTTTTTCTTTGGCTTTTTTTTGGtgggattttaaatttttttttgagttgaaaatttgaaaatgaggaAATGGAGGTGGGAAGTTTTAATTTAAGGTATGATTTTTGGATAAATAATGAGGTGGGAAAGAAATGATCAACGGTTATGTGAATTTTTTGGTTCAAGTTAAAGTGGGTGGGAGTGTTAAAGAGAAGAAATAAAGAAGAGGGGTCAACTATTCATACAATGATACAACATACAAAGATAAAGGGATTATTAAAGATACAAAATTTAtcggcaaatgacttttttggATTACTTATGAAAGAGAAACTTCCATGTTCCATCTCATTCTTCTTAATTGGATGCAtgcataaattaaaaaatttttaTTATACAATCGGTTATATTTtgtgttttaaattttaatttcaatctGGTTGTACCATGTATTAAGGGTGAACAAAACAAGGTACCCTATCAAAATTATAAACAATCAAATTTGTTACAACGTAACAGGTTCCTGAAATTCCGAGACTCCTGTTATAACGTAACATAATTGGATCCCGTTGCAACATGTTCCAAAATATGTTGTAACAGgctcctgaaaatgagaatggaatcGGAACTTGTTGCAACGGGATTCAATTTAGCGTACCCTGTCAATTCACGAATTTAAGTAAAATAttgctaatttattatttttttaaaaaaaaatctaatttatGGTTTAGGCTTTGATTGGCCGGTTTATAGTTTAGACTTAAATCGTAAATAACtaaatatatactccgtactatttacatttttcaaaaatgagtttggattattttatgttttgggcatatgaattatttttatttggtcCCGGTTTCTAATTTTGGTACTCCATGTTAGAACTGGTGTGTACAGGGTATCCAGCAAGATACCCGTTCCTAGAAATTGAGAAACAAAACCGAAACATGTTAAAACAAGTTTCCAATTTTGTTACCTGGAATCGAAACTTCAACAACAGGTTATGATTCCAGTTCAGGATATCTAGAGTTTTTCTCACCCCTACTTAATTATACTCCATATTTTACAAAGTAAAACTACAACCTATACTACGaagcaaataaacaaaaaaatgaataataatgatatactccctccgttccttaatgttcttcccatttggaatcttgacactattcaccATAGAAGAGAATCTTTTAAATTATGttcaatatataagaaaaaagcatagtcatgtggggtcttgtttgattcatcTCGATGAGTAATTTAACAATATGAAAAttatataatttttaataacatgtaattagagatattaacgaTGTAAAATGCGCATTGACAAGTATGTCAAATGAAAATGGGAAGAACATTTAGAAACAGCGGGAGTAACTAATTGCACCCTGCATGACATGACCTCATGAGTCCCTCGATTAAGTGTTCAAATTTGCCGGCACACCAAATCTTTTTTAAGAAAGGTGATTTTGATTTGCAATCTACTCTTAGCATTTATTAAGGTTTCAAGGTGTGGGGTCAATTTTTTGATATTGTTGTTTAGAACTTCTTCTACCTAATACATTATCAAGTTTAAGatattaatttctttttttcttctgagACAGCTAAGTGTTACTTGCGATCAAGGAACGATTCCCTGAATTCTTAATCCGGATAAATCTTCATTCATATGCGTAATACGGAGTAACTAATAAGGTACGGTGTAAAATAAAGAATAACAATATACAATGACACTAATTTGCACCAAGATACATGCACCAGTAAGATACAAGACGAGTCACAAACATGACACAACTACAAGTCTACAATGCCCTGATTCTCTAGACTTAATTCGAATTAACCTTTTTCATATGCGCAACAAGGTGTATGTTAGAATATGCCTTGCATCAGTCATTCCCCTTACTACAAGGCCTCCAACATGGATTATCTGTTTTGGGCATATTGTATGCTAGAGTCATCTGTTTTGGACATAATTTCAGGGCTTTTTCGCATCTGATTAGAGAGTAATATATAAACTCTTTAGGTCATAATCTAGTTGTAATTCTGTAATTTGCAATACTCAAGATCAATGAAATTTCCATCTCCATTGcatgtggacgtagctaacattagtgaaccacgttaaatctcaGCGTTCTTTATTTACGTTAGCTATAATCTTTTTTACTTCTATTATAACAGTGTAAAACAAGGAATAATATTACATAATAATACTAACTCGCACCCAAACACATGCATCAATAAGATTATACGACAAGACGAGTCACAAACATGACACAACTACTAACCATAAAACATTAACAGGGTAGGGTACACTTTGcttttaatataaaatcttCTAATTAATATGAGTATCAACTTGGGAGTTAGCTACCCATAATTAttcaatcatcatcatcattaatcCTTGTGACCACCGGTCCCACAATACTGTAGGCTGCATCTGTTTCACTGAATCACTGCCAGTACCCTTCAATTATTTCGAATGTATTGAGCGGCGTCACACCGTCATTAAAAGTATTAAAAGTATATTCTCATCTTTTACTTTTGTGATATGGAACTTAAGAAATGTACGGAAACCAGTATTCCAAATTTACACAATCGAGATttggaaaaaataaattcaaatggGTTATtaacttactccctccgtctctttttgtttttttcgtttttctttttgggtattttaaaatgttttttatattttcttttatattatcacataaatgagtTATTATTCTATTGATCAAAATTT
This genomic stretch from Spinacia oleracea cultivar Varoflay chromosome 3, BTI_SOV_V1, whole genome shotgun sequence harbors:
- the LOC110791753 gene encoding putative clathrin assembly protein At4g40080, which encodes MGLLGDIIGKVKDKASIGKAALLSRNHNTAALRLTVLRATSHEADTPPPETHLAAILAAGDGPRTAAAVVIDVLMRRLHKTSSSAVAIKCLLSLHVIVRRGNFILHDQLSVYPATGGRNYLKLSDFRDTSSPTTWELSTWIRWYGKYLEQILSSSRVLGYFLFSTSCSLEREKATEIIASLLCKDLLREIDALINVLEEICKCPDIVHLEGNKLLIEVMGLVGEDYFTTVDEIVIRVEEFKERLSCLSFVDSVELVCALKRLDDCKERLGTLFEVNGSGLVDDLWVLVSEMKDKVGEVKGFKEEKMVLSWGRFESARFGERVKPQDSVQFASNRFAFQFAYGELVR
- the LOC110791765 gene encoding protein DETOXIFICATION 27-like — encoded protein: MSIDNISNTFEDPKVPLLKNHHNNHFHNDDDDDEHNNNNSSLVKRVRAESKKLWHIVGPSIVARIATYTMLVSTQAFAGHLGDLELAAMSIGCNVIVGLDYGLMLGMASALETLCGQAYGAKKYHMMGVYMQRSWIVLFVCCILLLPLYIFATPMLKLLGQPDDVSEMAGVVALWMLPLHFSFAFQFPLQRFLQCQLKANVVAWVSVVALVVHLFVSWLFVSVFKCGVIGVSAAQNFGWWVVVFGLYGYTAFGGCPLTWDGFSMEAFSGLWEFVKLSTASGVMLCLENWYYRVLILMTGNMENAEIALDALSICMSINGWEMMIPMAFFAGAGVRVSNELGAGSGKGAKFATTVAVLTSVAIGLFFWLLVLIFHEKIAFIFSTSPPVIEEVKKLSVLLAFTILLNSVQPVLSGVAVGSGWQSTVAYINIGCYYLLGAPLGYLMGWTFDQGVMGVWAGMIFGGTAVQTLILSIITMRCDWDKEANKATIHVEKWADGT